A single genomic interval of Astyanax mexicanus isolate ESR-SI-001 chromosome 4, AstMex3_surface, whole genome shotgun sequence harbors:
- the LOC103041422 gene encoding zinc finger protein 239 yields MKPSQVKEKFHHSESSFTTESDLKQHQRIHTEEKLLYCSDCGSSFTTQSDLKRHQRIHTGEKPYHCSDCGSSFTQQSSLKIHQRIHTGEKPYHCSDCGSSFNRLGSLKLHQQIHTGEKPYHCADCGKSFTQLENLKRHQRIHTGEKPYHCSECGSGFTQQGDFKRHQRIHTGEKPYHCSDCGSSFNIQSSLKRHQRIHTGEKPYYCSECGRSFTTQSNLIIHLRIHTGEKPYHCSECGKSFTTQSNLIIHQRIHTGEKLYHCSVCGSSFNIQSSLKRHLLIHTGEKPYQCSHCGKSFTTQSNLKIHQNIHTGEKL; encoded by the coding sequence ATGAAGCCAAGTCAAGTCAAGGAGAAATTTCATCACTCTGAGAGCAGTTTTACTACAGAGAGTGATCTCAAacaacaccaacgcattcacaccgAAGAGAAACTGctttactgctcagactgtgggagcagttttactacacagagtgatctcaaaagacaccagcgcattcacacaggagagaaaccgtatcactgttcagactgtgggagcagttttactcaacagagttctctcaaaatacaccagcgcattcacacaggagagaaaccgtatcactgctcagactgtgggagcagTTTTAATAGACTGGGCTCTCTCAAACTACACCAGcaaattcacacaggagagaaaccgtatcactgcgcagactgtgggaaaagttttactcaaCTGGAAAACCTCAAaaggcaccagcgcattcacacaggagagaaaccgtatcactgctcagaatgtgggagcGGTTTTACTCAACAGGGTGATTttaaaagacaccagcgcattcacacaggagagaaaccatatcactgctcagactgtgggagcagTTTTAATATACAGAGTtctctcaaaagacaccagcgcattcacaccggggagaaaccgtattactgctcagaatgtggaaggagttttactacacagagtaatctcataatacacctgcgcattcacacaggagaaaaaccatatcactgctcagaatgtggaaagagttttactacacagagtaatcttataattcaccagcgcattcacacaggagagaaactgtatcactgctcagtctgtgggAGCAGCTTTAATATACAGAGTTCTCTCAaaagacacctgcttattcacacaggagagaaaccatatcaatgctcacactgtggaaagagttttactacacagagtaatctcaaaatacatcagaatattcacacaggagaaaaactgtaa
- the LOC103041110 gene encoding zinc finger protein 239 isoform X4: MKPSPVKEKFHHSGKGFTPESDLKIHQHIHTREKPHHCSDCGKCFIQLGDLKKHQRIHTGEKPYHCSDCGSSFTTQSDLKKHQRIHTGEKPYHCSDCGSSFNRMSHLKLHQHIHTGEKPYHCSECGSSFNRLSSFKLHQRIHTGEKPYHCSECGSSFNRLSSLKIHQRIHTGEKPYYCSECGSSFTTQSHLKRHQLIHTGEKPYHCSDCVKSFNRLNSLKLHQQFHRGEKPYCCSDCGSSFNRVSSFKIHQRIHTGEKPYHCSDCGKSFNQIENLKRHQRIHTGEKPYHCSDCGESFTLLGALKRHQRIHTGEKLYHCSDCGSSFTLLGNLKRHQRNTGRKCNTAQTVGTVLGIPKH; the protein is encoded by the coding sequence ATGAAGCCAAGTCCAGTCAAGGAGAAATTTCACCACTCTGGGAAGGGTTTTACTCCAGAGAGTGATCTCAAAATTCACCAACACATTCACACcagagagaaaccacatcactgctcagactgtgggaagtgttttatTCAACtgggtgatctcaaaaaacaccagcgcattcacacaggagaaaaaccttatcactgctcagactgtgggagcagttttactacacagagtgatctcaaaaaacaccagcgcattcacactggagaaaaaccatatcactgctcagactgtgggagcagTTTTAATAGAATGAGTCATCTCAAactacaccagcacattcacacaggagagaaaccgtatcactgttcagagtgTGGTAGCAGTTTTAATAGACTGAGTTCTTTCAAactacatcagcgcattcacacaggagagaaaccgtatcactgttcagagtgTGGTAGCAGTTTTAATAGACTGAGTTCTttaaaaatacaccagcgcattcacacaggtgagaaaccgtattactgctcagagtgcgggagcagttttactacacagagtcatctcaaaagacatcagctcattcacacaggagagaaaccgtatcactgctcagactgtgtgAAGAGTTTTAATAGACTGAATTCTCTCAAACTACACCAGCAATTTCACAGAGGAGAAAAACCGTactgctgctcagactgtgggagcagTTTTAATAGAGTGAGTTCTtttaaaatacaccagcgcattcacacaggagagaaaccgtatcactgctcagactgtgggaagagttttaatcaaattgaaaatctcaaaagacaccagcgcattcacacaggagagaaaccgtatcactgctcagactgtggggagAGTTTTACTCTACTGGGTgctctcaaaagacaccagcgcattcacacaggagagaaactgtatcactgctcagactgtgggagcagTTTTACTCTACTGGGaaatctcaaaagacaccagcgcaacACAGGAAGAAAGTGTAacactgctcagactgtaggaaCAGTTTTAGGTattccaaaacattaa